The following proteins are co-located in the Oncorhynchus clarkii lewisi isolate Uvic-CL-2024 chromosome 30, UVic_Ocla_1.0, whole genome shotgun sequence genome:
- the LOC139389505 gene encoding chemerin-like receptor 1, with the protein MAAVTLEAIPTIDDYNYDDSKAPPTQSSFGQPPDTSPSSTSDYILPVVNVVILLLGVCGNGVVIWIAGLKVKKTVNTTWYLSLAISDFIFCACLPFNIIYMVTKEWILGHFMCKFTSFVMFLNMFSSIFLLVVISVDRYLLVVFPVWAQNQRTVRRASAVVVFAWAVSVALSIPSTVIRQVSPDGITCFNQYPHLNSHITVAVSRFISGFVLPVLIIIFCYSVLILRLRTNRMTRSSKAFKVLTALIAMFFISWLPYHVFILLELKAGDQTSLTVIREGLSISTTLASANSCLNPFLYAFMGKDFKQKFFNSFLSKIENAFDEEERSSRSRGTSFSQADSKVYTNV; encoded by the coding sequence ATGGCAGCAGTGACATTAGAAGCAATTCCAACGATTGATGATTATAATTATGATGATAGCAAAGCCCCTCCAACTCAGTCCTCATTTGGCCAACCACCGGATACATCACCCAGTTCAACATCGGACTACATACTCCCTGTGGTCAATGTGGTCATCTTACTGCTGGGGGTTTGTGGGAATGGGGTGGTCATCTGGATAGCTGGTCTCAAGGTGAAAAAGACGGTCAACACCACCTGGTACCTCAGCCTGGCCATCTCCGACTTCATATTCTGTGCCTGTCTCCCCTTCAACATAATCTACATGGTAACAAAGGAGTGGATCTTAGGGCACTTCATGTGCAAGTTCACCTCTTTTGTGATGTTCCTCAACATGTTCAGTAGCATCTTCCTCCTGGTCGTCATCAGTGTTGACCGTTATCTACTTGTCGTATTCCCAGTTTGGGCCCAGAACCAGCGAACCGTGAGGAGGGCCTCTGCAGTTGTGGTTTTTGCCTGGGCCGTCTCTGTTGCACTGAGCATTCCCTCCACAGTGATTCGTCAGGTATCCCCAGATGGCATAACGTGCTTTAATCAATACCCACACCTTAACAGTCACATAACTGTAGCTGTCAGTCGATTTATCAGTGGCTTTGTGCTCCCGGTCCTCATCATCATCTTCTGCTACTCTGTCCTCATCCTGCGACTGAGGACCAACAGGATGACCAGGTCCTCCAAAGCCTTCAAGGTCCTGACTGCACTGATAGCCATGTTTTTCATCAGCTGGCTTCCATACCATGTCTTCATCCTTCTGGAACTTAAAGCCGGTGATCAAACTTCTCTAACTGTTATTCGTGAAGGGCTAAGTATATCTACAACTCTGGCTAGTGCAAACAGTTGCCTGAACCCATTTCTGTATGCATTCATGGGCAAAGACTTCAAGCAGAAATTCTTTAACTCATTCCTTTCTAAGATTGAAAATGCTTTTGATGAGGAGGAACGCTCTTCAAGGAGTAGAGGGACCTCTTTCTCCCAGGCTGATTCAAAAGTTTATACAAATGTCTGA